One Panicum virgatum strain AP13 chromosome 9K, P.virgatum_v5, whole genome shotgun sequence genomic region harbors:
- the LOC120649608 gene encoding CRIB domain-containing protein RIC4-like isoform X2: MKDRRGSSGGGDRFAVFPFSMGCMSQSAVSVADPTEKKPQGDPSSSSSATATTTAQTAAAGSSEDGAGETAKEKAAVAAAAPGLVAAGVSRLMKGIRSLSLMFAGDDEEEEEREMVIGYPTDVQHVGHIGWDGHNKVGAMGMVNAFSLPSSLSLRQLEMAMDQAAHASA; this comes from the exons ATGAAGGACCGCCGaggcagctccggcggcggcgaccgcttCGCCGTCTTCCCCTTCTCCATGGGCTGCATGTCGCAGTCCGCCGTCTCCGTCGCCGACCCCACCGAGAAGAAGCCGCAGGGCgacccctcttcctcctcctcggccaccGCCACGACCACGGCACAGA cagcagcagcaggttcGTCAGAAGATGGTGCCGGCGAGACCGCGAAGGAGAAGGCtgccgtcgccgcggccgcgccgggccTCGTGGCGGCCGGGGTGTCCAGGCTGATGAAGGGGATCAGGAGCCTGTCCCTGAtgttcgccggcgacgacgaagaggaggaggagagggagatggtGATCGGGTACCCGACGGACGTGCAGCACGTGGGGCACATCGGCTGGGACGGCCACAACAAGGTCGGCGCCATGGGCATGGTGAACGCCTTCTCCctgccctcctccctctccctccgccAGCTCGAGATGGCCATGGACCAGGCGGCGCACGCGTCGGCCTGA
- the LOC120649608 gene encoding CRIB domain-containing protein RIC4-like isoform X3, whose protein sequence is MKDRRGSSGGGDRFAVFPFSMGCMSQSAVSVADPTEKKPQGDPSSSSSATATTTAQTAAGSSEDGAGETAKEKAAVAAAAPGLVAAGVSRLMKGIRSLSLMFAGDDEEEEEREMVIGYPTDVQHVGHIGWDGHNKVGAMGMVNAFSLPSSLSLRQLEMAMDQAAHASA, encoded by the exons ATGAAGGACCGCCGaggcagctccggcggcggcgaccgcttCGCCGTCTTCCCCTTCTCCATGGGCTGCATGTCGCAGTCCGCCGTCTCCGTCGCCGACCCCACCGAGAAGAAGCCGCAGGGCgacccctcttcctcctcctcggccaccGCCACGACCACGGCACAGA cagcagcaggttcGTCAGAAGATGGTGCCGGCGAGACCGCGAAGGAGAAGGCtgccgtcgccgcggccgcgccgggccTCGTGGCGGCCGGGGTGTCCAGGCTGATGAAGGGGATCAGGAGCCTGTCCCTGAtgttcgccggcgacgacgaagaggaggaggagagggagatggtGATCGGGTACCCGACGGACGTGCAGCACGTGGGGCACATCGGCTGGGACGGCCACAACAAGGTCGGCGCCATGGGCATGGTGAACGCCTTCTCCctgccctcctccctctccctccgccAGCTCGAGATGGCCATGGACCAGGCGGCGCACGCGTCGGCCTGA
- the LOC120649608 gene encoding CRIB domain-containing protein RIC4-like isoform X1, with product MKDRRGSSGGGDRFAVFPFSMGCMSQSAVSVADPTEKKPQGDPSSSSSATATTTAQTAAAAGSSEDGAGETAKEKAAVAAAAPGLVAAGVSRLMKGIRSLSLMFAGDDEEEEEREMVIGYPTDVQHVGHIGWDGHNKVGAMGMVNAFSLPSSLSLRQLEMAMDQAAHASA from the exons ATGAAGGACCGCCGaggcagctccggcggcggcgaccgcttCGCCGTCTTCCCCTTCTCCATGGGCTGCATGTCGCAGTCCGCCGTCTCCGTCGCCGACCCCACCGAGAAGAAGCCGCAGGGCgacccctcttcctcctcctcggccaccGCCACGACCACGGCACAGA cagcagcagcagcaggttcGTCAGAAGATGGTGCCGGCGAGACCGCGAAGGAGAAGGCtgccgtcgccgcggccgcgccgggccTCGTGGCGGCCGGGGTGTCCAGGCTGATGAAGGGGATCAGGAGCCTGTCCCTGAtgttcgccggcgacgacgaagaggaggaggagagggagatggtGATCGGGTACCCGACGGACGTGCAGCACGTGGGGCACATCGGCTGGGACGGCCACAACAAGGTCGGCGCCATGGGCATGGTGAACGCCTTCTCCctgccctcctccctctccctccgccAGCTCGAGATGGCCATGGACCAGGCGGCGCACGCGTCGGCCTGA
- the LOC120649607 gene encoding arginine decarboxylase-like gives MAHFLTGSSSPAFFSRFPPHRESHRRHTAVQCGTSLSTPRISEPEASPAESSAVIQGGTAPLVQALQSTASQDVACFHFPGHNRGKAAPSSLSKLIGSGAFLHDLPELPELDDLFSPKGVILDAQKQAAQLFGSSKTWFLVNGTTCGIQASVMATCSPGDYLIVPRNCHISLISALVLSGAVPKYIIPEYNPAWDIAGGITPLQVDKAVKELEEDGKRVGAVLVTSPTYHGLCSNVQGIVSVCHPRGIPVIVDEAHGAHFRFHKSLPSTAIEQGADLAVQSTHKVLCSLTQSSMLHTAGDLVNVDQVSKCLQVLQSSSPSYLLLSSLDAARYHLSKNTNIFDEPLDIASETKDQLMVIPGISVLDLPCFASDFPAIDPLRITFSASDLQLSGYEADDILYEGHQIVSELVGTRSVTFAVNLGTRVQDVEKLVHSAKHLSEKYFFANSSKPMKENCVCGPLDKISVHLTPREAFFAKKRRVRIEDSLGEICGELICPYPPGIPVLIPGEVVTHDSLSYLMNVRHHGITISGAADVELNSILVCNL, from the exons ATGGCTCACTTCCTTACTGGCAGCAGCTCGCCCGCCTTCTTCTCGCGCTTCCCACCTCACAGG GAATCTCACAGACGACATACTGCTGTACAATGTGGAACATCATTGAGCACGCCAAGGATATCTGAGCCTGAAGCTTCGCCAGCTGAATCTTCAGCAGTTATTCAAGGTGGAACTGCCCCTCTGGTTCAGGCACTGCAATCGACTGCCAGTCAAGATGTTGCCTGCTTTCACTTCCCAGGACACAATAGAGGAAAAGCCGCTCCATCTTCTTTGTCAAAACTTATTGGTTCAGGGGCATTTTTGCATGACTTACCCGAGCTACCAGAGCTTGATGATCTCTTCTCCCCAAAAGGTGTGATTTTGGATGCACAGAAGCAAGCAGCTCAATTGTTTGGATCGTCTAAAACTTGGTTCCTTGTCAATGGAACAACCTGTGGGATACAGGCGTCAGTGATGGCTACTTGTTCTCCCGGAGACTACCTCATTGTACCACGAAACTGCCACATTTCTCTGATCTCTGCACTGGTCTTGTCTGGTGCAGTACCTAAATACATAATACCAGAGTATAATCCAGCATGGGACATTGCTGGTGGTATCACCCCCTTGCAGGTGGACAAAGCAGTAAAAGAGTTGGAGGAGGATGGAAAGAGGGTTGGCGCTGTTCTTGTTACTTCGCCTACATACCATGGTTTATGCAGCAATGTGCAAGGTATTGTTAGTGTTTGTCACCCACGAGGCATTCCAGTTATAGTTGATGAGGCACATGGCGCACATTTCAGGTTCCACAAGAGTTTGCCAAGCACTGCAATTGAGCAAGGTGCTGACCTGGCTGTGCAATCCACACACAAGGTCCTGTGCTCCCTTACACAGTCCTCAATGCTTCATACAGCTGGAGACCTTGTGAATGTAGATCAAGTAAGCAAGTGCCTTCAGGTCCTCCAGAGCTCAAGCCCAAGTTACCTACTACTGTCATCTTTGGATGCTGCAAGATATCATCTGAGCAAGAACACAAATATATTTGACGAACCATTAGATATAGCATCAGAAACAAAAGACCAGTTGATGGTAATCCCAGGGATATCTGTTCTGGACTTGCCATGTTTTGCTTCTGATTTCCCTGCTATCGATCCATTGCGTATTACATTCAGCGCTTCAGATCTGCAATTATCGGGATATGAAGCCGATGACATTTTATATGAAGGTCATCAAATCGTATCTGAGCTTGTTGGCACACGATCAGTGACATTTGCAGTTAACTTAGGAACCAGAGTGCAAGATGTTGAGAAGCTTGTGCACTCTGCAAAGCATCTATCAGAAAAATATTTCTTTGCAAATAGCTCCAAACCTATGAAAGAAAATTGTGTTTGCGGCCCATTAGACAAGATCTCTGTGCATCTGACTCCAAGAGAGGCCTTCTTTGCAAAGAAGAGGAGAGTAAGAATTGAGGACAGCCTAGGTGAAATTTGTGGTGAGCTAATCTGCCCTTACCCACCGGGTATCCCAGTGCTGATCCCAGGCGAGGTAGTAACTCATGATTCACTGTCTTACTTGATGAATGTCAGACACCATGGCATCACTATCAGTGGAGCTGCTGATGTTGAGTTAAATTCCATTTTAGTGTGCAACTTGTGA